The following coding sequences lie in one Maylandia zebra isolate NMK-2024a linkage group LG14, Mzebra_GT3a, whole genome shotgun sequence genomic window:
- the napab gene encoding N-ethylmaleimide-sensitive factor attachment protein, alpha b, giving the protein MDNSGKEKEANALMAEAEKKMKSSQSFFGALFGGSSKLEEACDMLVRAANMYKMAKNWCAAGNAFSQAAHLHLQMQSKHDAATNFIDAGNAFKKADPQEAINCLNRAIEIYTDMGRFTIAAKHHISIAEIYETELVDVDKAIAHYEQAADYYRGEESTSSANKCLLKVATYAAQLEQYQKAIEIYEQVGTHAMDSTLLKYSAKDHFFKAALCHFCVDHLNAKLAVQKYEEMFPAFSDSRECKLLKKLLDAWEEQNVDAYTDAVKEFDTISRLDQWLTTMLLRIKKTIQDEESDLR; this is encoded by the exons ATGGATAACAgcggaaaagaaaaggaagcaaaTGCTTTGATGGCCGAggctgaaaagaaaatgaaatcgTCTCAGTCATTTTTTGGAGCGTTGTTTGG TGGCTCCTCAAAGCTGGAAGAAGCCTGTGACATGTTggtgagggcagctaacatgtACAAAATGGCCAAGAATTGGTGTG CTGCAGGAAATGcattctcccaagctgctcacCTTCACCTGCAGATGCAGAGCAAACATGATGCAGCAACCAACTTCATAGATGCTGGAAATGCCTTCAAAAAAGCAGATCCACAAG AGGCAATTAACTGCCTAAACCGAGCTATTGAGATTTACACGGATATG gGGCGTTTCACCATTGCAGCCAAACACCATATCAGCATTGCTGAAATATATGAAACGGAGCTTGTGGACGTTGACAAG GCCATTGCTCATTATGAACAGGCAGCAGATTACTACAGAGGTGAAGAATCCACCAG TTCAGCAAACAAGTGCCTTCTGAAAGTAGCAACCTATGCAGCTCAGCTGGAGCAGTACCAAAAAGCTATTGAGATCTACGAACAG gttGGAACCCATGCAATGGACAGTACGCTCCTGAAATACAGTGCCAAGGATCACTTTTTCAAAGCTGCGCTTTGTCACTTTTGCGTAGACCATCTTAATGCAAAA CTTGCTGTGCAGAAGTATGAAGAAATGTTTCCCGCCTTTTCAGACTCGAGAGAGTGCAAGCTGTTGAAG AAACTTCTAGATGCCTGGGAAGAGCAGAATGTGGATGCCTATACTGATGCA GTGAAGGAATTTGACACCATTTCTCGGTTGGACCAGTGGCTCACCACCATGCTTCTCCGTATCAAGAAAACCATACAGGATGAGGAGAGTGACCTTCGCTGA